Sequence from the Bacillus sp. es.036 genome:
TTCCATGTAAAGTTGTCCACTTTGAGAAAGATAAGCATCTTCTTCAAAATATTTCGTATGGAAGAGATCAGTTGTGCCTTCTGCCGAACTTCCTGTTAAAATAGGCGGGTCAATTTTAACGAAATCATTTTCGTTAAAGAACTGGTACGTAGCGCGAATAATTTCATTTCGGATACGAAGAATCGCATTTTGACGTCTTGAACGGATCCATAGATGACGATTATCCATTAAAAATTCAGTACCATGTTCTTTTGGGGTAATTGGATAATCGATAGCTTCGTGAATAAGCTCCACGTTCGTGACGGTTAATTCATAGCCAGATTGTGATCGGTCATCTTCACGTACCACGCCTGTTACCCAAACGGATGATTCCTGCGTAAGATTTTTCGCTGTTTCCCATGCTTCTTCAGAAACTTCTTTCTTAACCATAACTCCTTGAATAAAACCAGTACCATCACGAAGCTGAAGAAACTGGATTTTACCACTAGAACGTTTATTATGTAACCAGGCACCAATTGTAACAGTTTGCTCAACCTGTTTATTTACGTTTGAAATCGTCGTTTTCACTACTTATTTCCCTCCAACTGATTAGAAAAAATTGGCGCACACTCTCCATTCTTAATGAGAATAGCGCCATGCATCTATTTGTTAAGATGGCTAAATCAAATGTTCGGTACTTATTATACCGATAATTTGTACATTGAACAACTCGCTTAAGCCTGTTTGGTTTTTACGAATCGCTCGATACGAACAATGGCTTCAATAAAGACTTCAAGTGATGTTGCGTAAGATAGTCTGACGTTATCAGGCGAACCAAATCCTGAGCCAGGAACAAGCGCTACTTTTTCTTCTTCTAAAAGTCCTTTTACGAAAGCATCAACATTTTCATACCCTGTTTTCTCTGCTGCTTCTTTTGCGTTAGGGAACAGGTAAAAAGCACCTTGAGGTTTCACACAAGTGAATCCTGGAATATTATTCAGTTTTTCATAAACGGTGTTCAATCGTTCTTCAAATGCTGTTTTCATTTCATTTACAGGTTCCTGTGACCCTTCGTAAGCTGCTAAAGCAGCATACTGTGAAATGGATGTAGGATTTGATGTAGAATGACTTGCTAAATTCGTCATTGCTTTAATGATTTCTTTTCGTCCTGCCGCATACCCAATTCTCCATCCAGTCATCGAATGAGATTTAGATACGCCATTAATGATAATCGTTTGTTCTTTTAATTCCGTAGACAGTTCTGCGATAGAAGTATGTTTTGCTCCATCATAAACGAGCTTTTCATAAATTTCATCAGAAACAATAAGAATATTGTTTTCTAAACAAAAAGCACCGATTTCTTTCAACTCATCTGGTGTATAGATCGAGCCGGTTGGGTTTGAAGGAGAATTAATAATTACCGCTTTTGTTTGAGGCGTGACCGCTTTTTCTAGCTGCGCCACTGTTATTTTAAATGCATGATCTTCTTTACCTTCTACATAAACTGGATTTCCGCCAGCTAGCTTTACTTGTTCAGGATAACTTACCCAGTAAGGTGTAGGAATAATGACTTCATCACCTTCATCAAGGATTACTTGAAACAATGTATAAAGCGCATGTTTCGCTCCCGTACACACAATGATTTCATCAGCATTGTAAGCGATATTTTGATCTTCCTGGAACTTTGCGATAATACTTTCTTTTAGAGGAAGAATACCACCTGAAGGCGTATATTTTGTTAGTCCCTCATCCATTGCTTTCTTAGCAGCATTCAGAATATGTGAAGGCGTATTAAAGTCAGGTTCCCCTGCACCAAGTGCGATTACATCATGACCTTCAGCTTTCAACGCTTTTGCTTTTGCTGTGATTTCTAAAGTGGCAGATGGTGTCAGAGCTGCTACACGAGTTGATAATTGCATTTCTCTTCCTCCCTTAAGTACATTAACTTTGTTTAATCGACCGTGAGCGCCAGTAGTCCCCATTACTAAAGTAATAATAGGCAAACGTATAGCGATTGTCGGTATCGATAAACGTTGCTTCCCATACGAGTACTTGTTTCTTTTCTTGATTCACTTCAATACCTGGTTTAATATTAATAATCTCTTGTGGAGAAAATTCATTGTTCAATTTCTTTTTAACCGTTTCTGCACTAACGCCTTCCTCCACTTTCTTTGTTACGAGAGGTTGATCGTTGTCTGGCACAAAAACGTAAACCTCATCCTTGTTCTTATCGCTTCCTTGTAAGACGACATATGCATCACTCGTCCCATGATATTGGACGGCATTATCAACTTCTTCGATCACTGCTTCAGATTCAGCTCGAGCAATCGCTTCGTCCTCTAACTTATCAGGATGATCCGTAATAGCGTTATAAAAAGAGACTCCTTGCCAAATCATCAGTGCTACAATAACACCAGCAATAATTCCTATCAGTCGCATACTATCACCCTATTATGTACGGTAGATCGTGAAAATCATTTGATCCTGATCTTCTTCATCAAGTGCAAGCCCAAACATAAGGTCTTTTTCTTTTAACGTACGATTTAACGAATCTACAATTTTGTAAATATCAAGGGACTTACTCACTTTTACTGTCGATAAAACTTCAATGTTGCTTTCCATTCCTGTCATCTCCCTGTACTATATGTGTTGATGCCTATGTGGAGTGCTGCGCTTACTCCGGGATAAATTTACTACTTATAGATGGCAGAAGGTGAGACAAACTATAAGTACCGTCAGAGACGGTGCATTAAATCTGCTCCACTTCCAACAGTGCCTGCGCCATGCGCAGGCTATTTTTTATGTTGCTTTCTTACCCAAACCTTATAAAAAACATTTTCTCTTCCTATTTTTAAATAAGTTCCGTTTTTTTGCAACAATTTCGATGAGGAAACTTTTATCTTGTTTCTTTTGTAGGAAGAGTGATGACATCATAGCGATCATTTTGAATACGAAGGGTTACACTTCCGATTCGATAAGGATAGTAAACGTCCGTCCAGCTTTCATTCAAACGTTCGAGTACCGATTCACTTACGTCAATGTTGTTATGACGAAAGATAACCGCCATTTGAGGATCAATTGCACTAAGAAATTCGGTTGAACTGCCATTTCCAGCACCAAAATTAGCCACTTTCAAAACTTCTACCGCTCTCCCGGAAGAGGCAATTTCTTCTTCAAGTTCAAGATTTGTTTCCCCCATCATTAATAAATCCTGACTTCCTAAGGATAGCATAAAAGTAACGGAACCTGTCTTAGAGATGTTCAGTATTTCTACATTCACATCCTCCGTCAGCTCAAGCTGTTGATTTTCTTGAATGTGCTGTTTTTGAATGTGTGATGGAATAGATGAAAGAAAAGCCGTTTCTACTCCTTTTGATAAAAACACTTCTTTCACATCATAATAGTGAAGCAAGTTGGAAAAATTCCCTGTATAAGCTTCATCCGCATTGGTAAGCCAAACTTTTCTAATTTCCTTTACCTTAAACATTTTCAGCCGATCTATTAACTCTTGTTCG
This genomic interval carries:
- a CDS encoding ComEC/Rec2 family competence protein codes for the protein MKKLLVLMISTYILMLGATSTEASIQSVDLHLRNHEVAVTFLDLSIGEAILLQSKENGAVLINTGSSHSEQELIDRLKMFKVKEIRKVWLTNADEAYTGNFSNLLHYYDVKEVFLSKGVETAFLSSIPSHIQKQHIQENQQLELTEDVNVEILNISKTGSVTFMLSLGSQDLLMMGETNLELEEEIASSGRAVEVLKVANFGAGNGSSTEFLSAIDPQMAVIFRHNNIDVSESVLERLNESWTDVYYPYRIGSVTLRIQNDRYDVITLPTKETR
- a CDS encoding cell wall elongation regulator TseB-like domain-containing protein, which codes for MRLIGIIAGVIVALMIWQGVSFYNAITDHPDKLEDEAIARAESEAVIEEVDNAVQYHGTSDAYVVLQGSDKNKDEVYVFVPDNDQPLVTKKVEEGVSAETVKKKLNNEFSPQEIINIKPGIEVNQEKKQVLVWEATFIDTDNRYTFAYYYFSNGDYWRSRSIKQS
- a CDS encoding YpmA family protein, translated to MESNIEVLSTVKVSKSLDIYKIVDSLNRTLKEKDLMFGLALDEEDQDQMIFTIYRT
- a CDS encoding pyridoxal phosphate-dependent aminotransferase, with the translated sequence MQLSTRVAALTPSATLEITAKAKALKAEGHDVIALGAGEPDFNTPSHILNAAKKAMDEGLTKYTPSGGILPLKESIIAKFQEDQNIAYNADEIIVCTGAKHALYTLFQVILDEGDEVIIPTPYWVSYPEQVKLAGGNPVYVEGKEDHAFKITVAQLEKAVTPQTKAVIINSPSNPTGSIYTPDELKEIGAFCLENNILIVSDEIYEKLVYDGAKHTSIAELSTELKEQTIIINGVSKSHSMTGWRIGYAAGRKEIIKAMTNLASHSTSNPTSISQYAALAAYEGSQEPVNEMKTAFEERLNTVYEKLNNIPGFTCVKPQGAFYLFPNAKEAAEKTGYENVDAFVKGLLEEEKVALVPGSGFGSPDNVRLSYATSLEVFIEAIVRIERFVKTKQA